The window GCGGCGCAGCCGATGCAGCCGTGCCCCTTCACCGATTCAAGCAGATGACGACCGTGCATGTGTCGCCAGATAAAGCGCGTCTGGTGGCCGTCTGCGTCTGTGACGCGGGTGATGCTGCGCTGAGGGCCGGCAGTGCCATAGCTGAACAACTGGGTTCCCGGTCCGACCGGCAGATCATGCAGCACGGCGCGGATCACTTTGCCGCTGCTGTCATATTGCCAGGTTCGCAGCCGGTAGGGTTGCAGGCCTGGCAGAGTCGTGCCAGGCCCCGTGTAGCCGGCCAGGGTGGGTGCGATGGAGTGGGGTAGCGGAAAATCCGGTACAGGCAAGTCGTTCACAAAGGGTTGATTGCTGGCGCGATCATCAGGGCGGGGCAGGATCGCCATGCCCGTCAATTTGTATGGATCGCCGCCCTGATAGACCCGTTCATACAGGTAGAGCGTTTGCTTGCCGTCAGTCGTGGAGGCGGACACCAGACGCCCGGCAGGTATGTCATAGCGATATCGGATGGTTCCTTGTGGCGTATCGATCCGGGTCAGGCGCGCGCGAACCGGTTTGTGCGCGTCCTGATTGTAATGAAAAACCAGCGCGCGGCCGGCCCGACTGGTTACCCGAAGGATTCGATCGGCAAAAAGCGAGGCACGGCTGTGTCGCTGTATATACAACTGATGTCCATTTACGTTTACCGTCGTGAGTAAGCCCTGGCTGTCAAAAGTGATGCTGCTGCCATCCGGCCATTGCCAGACCCAGCGATTTCCAGCGAGGATGAGCCGTCCATGGGAAGGTTCAATGGCGGGCGCAGTGCTGCCGTGCCGCTTGCCAAAACGGATGCGGGAACCGTCGGCCTGAGTGATTTGCAGACCGTCGTGCGTACGCTGCAGATAAATATCGAAATTATGTCGCCAGCCGGCACCCATTCCCAGGTCTGCTCGATCCATGGCGTTATAGCTGCGCATCACCAGCAGGCCGTCATTGCCCGGCGGTACATCAACCGTTTCCTGGTATTTGTTGCCTGTGGCCAGATTCACCGGATTGCCGGCGCCGCTATTGATGGTCGACTCACTGGCGCCCAGTGTGAATGGATTATTACTGCGGCACGGATGACCGTTGCCCGTAGCCGGGCGCAGGCATTGTGCAATATTTGCTTGTTCGGCAACGGCCTCTGGGGCAAAATGGAGCATGCCTGCAAACACCAGAACCAGGTGCGAGACGGCAGGAAAAATTGAGCGAGGATGGGTTCGCATATGACCAATAACCTGAAAAATGCGTATCATCACCTTTTGAACGTATTTGCAGTGGTCGCAGTCCAATAAAATATCTAATGAGGAAAACCGTTATGCTGATTACCTTTCGTTCGGATATAGCCGGAGATGTGCTGATGATGGCCGAACAGGCCAGGACGGTATTGCAGGCAGCAGGGCGTGAATATGAGACTGTGCCTGAAATGGGCGTCTTTACCGTGACCCAGCTGGAAGAGGCTATCCGTCAGCTGGAGCAGGCCATCAATGCCGATCCGGATTCTGCCCCTGATCATCAGTTTGATGACAAGGACCGCCAGGAAGAGGATGACGAGATTGCCGTGCATCCTATTAGCGAAAATGTGAGCCTGCGTCGTCGCGCCTATCCATTGCTGGACATGATGCGTCAGGCCAGGGCCGCAGGCAAGGAAGTGGTCTGGGAAAGAGGCAGCGCCTGGTAAACAGGGCAGACGGCCCCGTTGCTGATTCTCTCGGCAACGCGCCGGAACCGCGCTTGTTACGGTAGGCAGGGTAAGGGTTGAGTCATGCGATGCCGGCGCACGCAGGCATCAGCCTTTTTTTGAATCGGCCTTCAGTTCAGGTGTGCCACGTAATGGCTTGCGCCCGACATAGTGCTGTTCGTTTTTACAATGGCGTGGATACACAGGAGCCCGTCCCTGCCGCAGGCAGATAACGGGCTCCTCTTGATCGCTTTTAGCGCCCGAGCGGCGCGTTAAGCAACTTCACGCAGTGCGGCGCCTTCTTTCTCCTGCTGGTTCAGGTGGCGATTGACTGCGCTCAGGACGGCAATAAATGACGCGGTCACGATGTCTTTATGAATGCCTACGCCAAAGCCGGTGGCAGATTCGCCAAGCCGCAGTTCCACATAGCAGACGGCCGATGTTTTCTCGCCAGACCCCATGGCATGTTCGTGATAGTCCATAAAGCGGATGGGCAGATTCAGGGCGTTGATGA of the Advenella mimigardefordensis DPN7 genome contains:
- a CDS encoding DUF1840 domain-containing protein produces the protein MLITFRSDIAGDVLMMAEQARTVLQAAGREYETVPEMGVFTVTQLEEAIRQLEQAINADPDSAPDHQFDDKDRQEEDDEIAVHPISENVSLRRRAYPLLDMMRQARAAGKEVVWERGSAW